In one Arenibacter antarcticus genomic region, the following are encoded:
- the uvrC gene encoding excinuclease ABC subunit UvrC, whose protein sequence is MPYTPIDVQLKSLPENPGVYQFYDVEEKILYVGKAKNLKKRVASYFNKNHEYGKTRVLVKKIKNIRHIVVPTESDALLLENNLIKKYRPRYNVLLKDDKTYPWICIKNERFPRIFPTRRYIKDGSEYFGPYTSMKTVHTLLDLIKSVYSLRTCNYDLSPDKIAADKYKVCLEYHLGNCKGPCEGLQSEEDYNRQIADIREIVKGSFKESLHYFRDQMKSLAQEMKFEEAQKIKDKIDVLENYQVKTTIVNPNINNVDVFTIVSDEAFAYVNFLQLSHGSIIRSHTMEIKKKLDETDAELLQLAVVEIRQRFNSQSKEIYLPYVIALEDHLKIVVPKLGDKKKILELSERNAKFFRLDRFKQIKIIDPDRHTNRLMAQMKTDLRLAKEPRHIECFDNSNIQGTHPVAACVVFRDGKPTKKEYRHYNIKTVSGPDDFASMEEVVFRRYKRLTEEGESLPQLIVIDGGKGQLSSALKSLDELGLRGKIAIVGIAKRLEEIYFPGDPIPLYLDKRSESLKIIQQLRNEAHRFGISFHRNKRSKAAIDSELEAIKGIGKKTVEELLKKYKSVKRVKEASLEELAETVGNSKAKIIYESFH, encoded by the coding sequence ATGCCCTATACCCCTATCGATGTACAATTAAAATCTTTACCGGAAAATCCGGGAGTATATCAATTTTATGATGTTGAAGAAAAGATACTTTATGTAGGTAAGGCTAAAAATTTAAAGAAAAGGGTTGCGTCTTATTTTAACAAAAATCACGAGTACGGGAAGACGAGGGTTCTTGTAAAGAAAATTAAAAACATTAGGCATATAGTGGTTCCTACCGAATCCGATGCCCTGCTTCTCGAAAATAATCTTATCAAAAAGTACAGGCCAAGATATAATGTGCTTTTAAAGGACGACAAGACCTATCCGTGGATCTGTATTAAAAATGAACGGTTTCCAAGGATCTTCCCTACTAGAAGATATATTAAGGATGGATCAGAGTATTTTGGTCCCTATACCAGTATGAAGACCGTACATACCCTGCTGGATCTTATAAAAAGTGTTTACTCCTTGCGTACCTGTAATTACGATCTATCCCCAGATAAAATTGCGGCCGATAAGTATAAGGTGTGTTTGGAATATCATTTGGGGAACTGTAAAGGGCCGTGTGAAGGTTTGCAATCTGAGGAAGATTACAACCGGCAAATTGCTGATATACGGGAGATTGTAAAGGGTAGTTTTAAGGAGTCCTTACATTATTTTAGGGATCAAATGAAGTCCTTGGCCCAGGAAATGAAGTTCGAGGAAGCCCAGAAGATCAAGGATAAAATAGATGTTTTGGAAAACTATCAGGTAAAAACAACGATAGTAAATCCCAATATCAATAATGTAGATGTCTTTACCATTGTTTCAGATGAGGCATTTGCCTATGTAAATTTCCTACAGCTTTCCCATGGGTCCATCATACGCTCCCATACCATGGAAATCAAGAAAAAATTGGATGAAACTGATGCCGAGTTGCTTCAGTTGGCGGTTGTGGAGATTAGGCAACGGTTTAATTCGCAATCCAAGGAAATTTACCTTCCGTATGTGATAGCTCTGGAGGACCATTTAAAAATTGTGGTACCCAAATTGGGGGATAAGAAAAAGATATTGGAGCTATCTGAGCGAAACGCTAAATTTTTCCGTCTGGACAGATTTAAGCAAATAAAAATTATTGATCCGGACAGGCATACCAATAGGCTCATGGCGCAAATGAAGACTGATCTTCGACTAGCAAAAGAGCCCAGACATATAGAATGTTTTGATAATTCCAACATCCAAGGTACCCATCCTGTTGCGGCATGTGTAGTGTTTAGGGATGGAAAACCAACGAAAAAGGAATACAGGCATTACAATATTAAAACGGTTTCCGGTCCAGATGATTTTGCTTCTATGGAAGAGGTGGTCTTTAGGCGGTATAAACGATTGACCGAAGAGGGTGAATCCTTGCCGCAACTTATAGTTATAGATGGGGGTAAAGGGCAGCTTTCATCTGCCTTAAAAAGTTTGGATGAATTAGGTCTTAGAGGGAAAATTGCCATTGTGGGCATAGCCAAAAGATTGGAAGAAATATATTTCCCGGGCGACCCCATTCCCCTATATTTGGATAAAAGGTCCGAATCCCTAAAAATCATCCAACAACTTAGGAACGAAGCGCATCGATTTGGGATTAGCTTTCATAGGAATAAGAGGAGTAAGGCGGCTATTGATTCTGAACTGGAAGCAATTAAAGGCATAGGTAAGAAGACAGTAGAGGAACTGTTAAAAAAATATAAATCTGTAAAAAGGGTCAAAGAAGCCTCTCTGGAAGAGCTTGCGGAAACCGTAGGTAATTCCAAGGCGAAAATAATTTATGAATCCTTTCATTAA
- a CDS encoding patatin-like phospholipase family protein has product MPKYLMLLFLIIFSTAFRGQDSNKHKDLKIGLVLSGGGAKGLAHIGALKVIEEAGVKIDYIGGTSMGAIVGALYASGYTASELDSIFRSTNFMSLIQDNVPRSSKTFYEKEDSERYAITLPFNGFKITIPQAISGGQSIYNEFVRLLYHVKDVKDFSKLKIPFVCIATDIETGDEVRLDHGYLPQAILASGTFPSLFRPVELDGKVLIDGGVVNNYPLREVKKMGADIIIGVDVQHGLSDRENLVSATEILLQINNYRTVRDMEKKSELTDIYITPDIKEYSVIDFNYGSAIIDKGEVAARLKFDDLVKLAGDPFVKKRGVIPAKLKDTIHVNELMIQGNYNYSRAYIMGKLRFNVDDDITFAKLQRGINNLSATGNFRSIKYEMLGNGDGVGLLLNVTENPDKMFIRLGLHYDDLYKSAGIANLTKKNFLMDDDVASFDIIIGDNLRYNLEYYVDKGFYWSFGINSNFDDFNKEIDFDLIRSNFEVDASSNIQKINLSATDLTNQVYVQTVLKEEFAFTLGLEHKLLKYSTKTLNVADTTSTSSTVPSNSRTYFENSNFYSAYGKLTYDTYDDIFFPTKGLFFDGDFHFYVLSSDFNNNFKEFSIGKARMGGAFSLFNKVYLNLEAEGGFKWGISPVASMDFILGGFGTHLVNNAIPFYGYDFLSLVGNSFVKTTAKIDYEFVPKNHILITANFANVGDDLFRTADWFKEPEFSGYGIGYGLESFIGPIQFYYTFSPEQKENHLFFSVGYWF; this is encoded by the coding sequence ATGCCAAAATACTTGATGCTCCTATTTTTAATCATTTTTTCTACTGCGTTTCGCGGACAGGATTCTAATAAGCATAAAGATTTAAAAATAGGGCTTGTCCTTAGTGGCGGTGGAGCCAAGGGCTTGGCCCATATAGGTGCACTAAAGGTTATTGAGGAAGCGGGTGTAAAAATAGACTATATAGGGGGTACCAGTATGGGGGCTATCGTGGGGGCGCTCTACGCGTCGGGATACACGGCTTCCGAACTAGATTCCATATTTAGGAGCACCAATTTTATGAGCCTAATCCAGGATAATGTGCCCAGAAGCTCCAAAACATTCTATGAGAAGGAAGATTCGGAAAGATATGCCATTACCCTTCCTTTTAATGGATTTAAAATAACCATACCGCAAGCCATTTCTGGAGGGCAAAGTATTTATAACGAGTTTGTGAGATTGCTTTATCATGTAAAGGACGTAAAGGATTTTAGCAAATTAAAAATTCCGTTTGTCTGCATAGCTACCGATATAGAAACTGGGGATGAAGTGCGTTTAGATCATGGGTATTTGCCACAGGCTATTTTAGCCAGCGGGACTTTTCCTTCCCTATTTAGACCAGTGGAGTTAGATGGGAAAGTGTTAATTGATGGTGGGGTGGTCAATAACTATCCCTTGAGGGAAGTGAAAAAAATGGGAGCCGATATTATTATAGGAGTCGATGTTCAACACGGCCTTTCCGATCGGGAAAATCTAGTTTCCGCTACGGAAATTCTTCTGCAGATTAACAATTATAGAACAGTGAGGGATATGGAAAAAAAATCGGAACTGACCGATATTTACATCACCCCTGATATAAAGGAATATTCGGTAATCGATTTTAATTATGGCAGTGCCATAATAGATAAAGGAGAAGTGGCGGCTCGCTTAAAATTTGATGATTTGGTGAAGTTGGCGGGTGACCCGTTTGTTAAAAAAAGAGGGGTAATTCCAGCAAAACTCAAGGATACCATTCATGTAAATGAGCTGATGATACAGGGGAATTACAATTATTCTAGGGCCTATATCATGGGTAAGCTTCGGTTTAACGTAGATGATGATATTACCTTTGCTAAATTACAAAGGGGTATCAATAACTTGTCGGCCACCGGTAACTTTAGGTCCATAAAATACGAGATGTTGGGTAATGGTGATGGGGTTGGCCTGCTGCTCAACGTAACAGAAAATCCGGACAAAATGTTTATCAGGTTGGGCTTGCATTATGATGATCTGTATAAAAGTGCCGGAATTGCAAATCTAACTAAGAAGAACTTTTTAATGGATGATGATGTGGCCTCGTTCGATATTATTATAGGGGATAATCTTAGGTATAATTTGGAGTATTATGTGGATAAAGGGTTTTACTGGAGTTTCGGTATAAATTCCAATTTCGATGATTTTAACAAGGAGATAGATTTTGATTTGATAAGATCCAATTTTGAGGTAGATGCTAGTTCCAATATCCAAAAAATAAATCTGAGTGCCACAGATCTTACCAACCAGGTATATGTGCAAACGGTATTGAAGGAAGAATTTGCATTTACTTTGGGATTGGAGCATAAGTTGTTGAAATACAGCACTAAAACGCTAAATGTTGCGGATACTACTAGTACGTCTTCTACCGTTCCGTCTAATAGTAGAACCTATTTTGAGAATAGTAATTTTTACAGTGCTTACGGTAAGCTGACCTATGATACTTATGATGATATTTTCTTCCCCACCAAAGGACTGTTTTTCGACGGTGATTTTCACTTTTATGTATTGTCGTCAGATTTTAATAATAATTTCAAGGAGTTTTCCATAGGCAAGGCCAGAATGGGGGGTGCATTCTCACTTTTCAATAAGGTCTATCTAAATTTAGAAGCTGAAGGCGGATTTAAATGGGGTATTTCACCCGTTGCTTCAATGGATTTTATATTGGGAGGTTTTGGCACCCATTTGGTAAACAATGCAATTCCCTTTTATGGATATGATTTTTTGAGCCTTGTAGGAAATAGTTTTGTTAAGACAACAGCCAAGATAGATTATGAGTTTGTGCCTAAAAATCATATTCTTATTACGGCAAATTTCGCCAATGTAGGAGATGACCTTTTTAGGACCGCAGATTGGTTTAAGGAACCAGAGTTTTCTGGCTATGGTATTGGTTACGGTCTTGAATCCTTTATTGGTCCCATTCAGTTCTATTATACTTTTTCTCCCGAGCAAAAGGAAAATCATCTCTTCTTCAGTGTTGGGTATTGGTTTTAA
- a CDS encoding peptidoglycan DD-metalloendopeptidase family protein, producing MSKYWALIFSLVLVVSCKDDKHQRGELVEVVTIKKPVAVMQFGFNLEDFEVLRDTVRKGDIFGEIMLRNKVNYPKIAAITENFKDTFDVRKFNVGKPYLILKSKDTSNTAQVFIYQNDPINYTVVDLRDSVVAYRKKQKVKYVEREASGIIKSSLSEAILEQGIDYNITNRLSEIYAWNIDFFRLQKGDKFKVIYKEKYINDSIYAGSGQIESAYFEHNGEPFYAFNFVTDSIRNIREYYDQEAKNLRRAFLRSPVQFSRISSRYNLNRRIAYYGNKVRPHKGTDYAAPLGTPILATASGTVEESTRRGGNGKYVKIKHNGTYSTQYLHMKAQNVKRGQFVKQGDVIGWIGMTGNTSGPHVCYRFWKNGHQVDPLREKLPTADPIADSLKTQYLAFIAPFKSKLDCIEYIELPEEQLLTLND from the coding sequence ATGAGTAAGTATTGGGCCCTGATTTTTAGTTTAGTATTGGTTGTCTCCTGTAAAGATGATAAGCATCAAAGAGGTGAATTGGTGGAAGTGGTCACTATAAAAAAACCAGTTGCCGTAATGCAGTTCGGGTTTAATCTTGAAGATTTTGAAGTGCTAAGGGATACCGTGAGAAAAGGGGATATCTTCGGGGAAATAATGCTGAGAAATAAAGTAAATTACCCGAAAATAGCAGCTATTACAGAAAATTTTAAAGATACTTTTGACGTTCGTAAATTCAACGTAGGAAAGCCTTATTTAATTTTAAAATCCAAAGACACTAGTAATACTGCCCAAGTATTTATTTATCAGAACGACCCTATTAATTACACTGTGGTTGATTTGAGAGATAGCGTAGTGGCCTATAGAAAAAAGCAAAAGGTAAAATACGTGGAACGCGAAGCCTCAGGGATTATAAAATCTTCTTTGTCGGAAGCTATTTTAGAGCAGGGCATAGATTATAATATCACAAATCGCCTGTCGGAAATCTACGCATGGAACATCGACTTTTTTAGGCTGCAAAAGGGTGATAAATTTAAAGTAATCTACAAAGAGAAATATATCAACGATTCTATCTATGCAGGTTCAGGACAAATAGAATCGGCTTATTTTGAACATAACGGGGAGCCGTTTTACGCCTTTAACTTTGTCACGGATTCTATAAGGAATATTAGGGAGTATTACGATCAGGAAGCAAAGAACTTAAGACGTGCATTTTTGAGGTCTCCAGTACAGTTTAGCAGAATTTCCTCCAGATATAACCTCAATAGAAGAATTGCCTATTACGGCAATAAAGTGCGTCCGCATAAAGGGACGGATTATGCTGCTCCTTTAGGAACTCCTATCCTAGCTACGGCAAGTGGTACAGTGGAGGAGTCCACCAGAAGGGGTGGGAATGGTAAATATGTAAAAATAAAGCACAACGGAACCTACAGTACCCAATACCTTCACATGAAGGCGCAAAATGTAAAAAGGGGGCAATTCGTAAAGCAGGGAGATGTTATTGGATGGATTGGGATGACCGGGAATACCAGTGGCCCACACGTTTGTTACCGCTTTTGGAAAAACGGGCATCAAGTAGACCCTTTAAGAGAAAAATTGCCTACTGCAGACCCAATTGCCGATAGTTTAAAAACACAATACTTAGCCTTTATAGCTCCATTTAAAAGCAAGTTAGACTGTATAGAATATATAGAACTCCCAGAGGAGCAGCTATTAACACTAAATGATTAA
- the hppD gene encoding 4-hydroxyphenylpyruvate dioxygenase, with amino-acid sequence MAADKTPLKLPKENLGVEDFLPLLGTDYVELYVGNAKQAAHYYRSAWGFQPLAYAGLETGLKDRVSYVLQQDKIKLVLTSPLKSGGDINKHIDAHGDGVKVIALWVDDARQSYIETVNRGAESYMEPRVRKDAEGEVVLSGIHTYGETVHVFVERKNYKGVFMPGFRNWDPLYKPSDLGLKYIDHMVGNVGWNEMDKWCQFYAKVMGFSQLVSFDDKDISTEYTALMSKVMSNGNGRIKFPINEPAEGRKKSQIEEYIEFYNGAGVQHMALATDNIIETVGSLKARGVEFLTVPSSYYEDVLDRVGKIDEDLAPLRELGILIDRDEEGYLLQIFTKPILDRPTMFIEIIQRKGAKSFGKGNFKALFEAIEREQESRGTL; translated from the coding sequence ATGGCTGCAGATAAAACACCCTTAAAATTGCCCAAGGAGAACTTGGGGGTAGAAGATTTTCTTCCTCTATTGGGAACGGACTACGTAGAGCTGTATGTGGGAAATGCCAAACAGGCAGCGCATTATTATAGGTCTGCTTGGGGTTTTCAGCCTTTGGCCTATGCGGGTTTGGAAACCGGACTTAAAGATAGGGTTTCCTATGTGCTTCAGCAAGATAAAATTAAATTGGTATTGACTTCTCCCTTAAAATCTGGAGGAGATATCAACAAGCATATAGATGCGCATGGAGATGGTGTAAAAGTTATAGCGCTATGGGTAGATGATGCTAGGCAAAGTTATATAGAAACGGTGAACCGGGGTGCGGAAAGTTATATGGAGCCTAGGGTTAGGAAAGATGCCGAAGGTGAGGTGGTGCTATCCGGAATACATACTTACGGGGAAACAGTACACGTGTTCGTGGAGCGGAAAAATTACAAGGGAGTATTTATGCCCGGTTTTAGAAATTGGGATCCTCTATATAAACCTTCGGATTTGGGTCTTAAATATATAGATCATATGGTGGGCAACGTAGGGTGGAATGAAATGGATAAATGGTGTCAGTTCTATGCTAAAGTAATGGGCTTTTCGCAATTGGTGTCTTTTGATGATAAAGATATTTCAACGGAATATACGGCCCTTATGAGCAAAGTGATGAGCAATGGCAACGGACGTATCAAATTTCCAATCAACGAGCCTGCAGAGGGGAGAAAAAAATCCCAGATAGAGGAATATATAGAATTTTATAATGGGGCGGGAGTACAGCATATGGCATTGGCCACGGACAATATAATAGAGACTGTGGGTTCCCTAAAAGCTAGAGGAGTCGAGTTTCTTACCGTTCCGTCCAGTTATTATGAGGACGTTCTGGATCGGGTAGGTAAGATAGATGAAGATCTGGCGCCATTGAGGGAGTTGGGAATACTTATAGATAGGGATGAGGAAGGGTATCTTTTGCAGATATTCACCAAGCCAATTCTAGATAGACCTACTATGTTTATTGAGATAATTCAAAGAAAAGGGGCAAAATCTTTTGGGAAGGGAAATTTTAAAGCGTTGTTCGAGGCAATCGAAAGGGAGCAAGAGTCACGAGGAACGCTCTAA
- a CDS encoding DUF3108 domain-containing protein, with protein sequence MKKISVILVLIVGLSINSQNHPPKWNTTTEFLEEDSPKMSAFQPGEWLKFRIHYGFLNASYATLHLTSENLNGIPVYHVVGNGKTAGFASIFFKVDDTYESYFDQQDGRPYKFIRKINEGGYTKDIEVNFDYKTDIAVLNDKKNDKKFNFTIQKDIQDLVSAFYFLRNNYIFEDLEEGKSINLDVLYDDDGVFKFKLKYLGKEILKTKFGKVECLKFRPYVQSGRVFKAQESLSLWVSNDDNKIPIRIQADIRVGSIKADLDGYNGLKHQFKIIMD encoded by the coding sequence ATGAAAAAGATTAGTGTTATTCTGGTTTTAATTGTAGGACTTTCCATTAATTCGCAGAATCATCCACCTAAGTGGAATACCACAACTGAATTTTTGGAAGAGGATTCACCAAAGATGTCGGCTTTTCAGCCTGGCGAATGGCTCAAATTTCGAATTCATTATGGATTTTTAAATGCCAGCTATGCCACCTTGCACCTAACATCCGAAAATTTAAACGGGATTCCTGTATATCACGTTGTGGGAAATGGAAAAACTGCTGGTTTCGCAAGTATATTTTTTAAGGTTGATGACACCTACGAAAGTTACTTTGATCAGCAAGACGGTAGGCCCTATAAGTTTATTAGGAAAATAAATGAGGGCGGATATACCAAGGATATCGAGGTGAATTTTGATTATAAAACCGATATTGCGGTATTAAACGATAAGAAAAACGATAAAAAGTTTAATTTTACCATCCAAAAGGATATCCAAGATTTGGTTTCGGCCTTTTATTTTCTTCGCAACAATTACATATTCGAAGATTTGGAAGAAGGTAAGTCGATAAATCTTGATGTGCTTTATGACGATGATGGGGTATTTAAATTTAAGCTTAAATATTTAGGTAAAGAAATCCTAAAAACAAAATTTGGCAAGGTAGAATGCCTGAAGTTTAGGCCTTATGTCCAATCTGGAAGGGTGTTTAAGGCGCAAGAAAGCTTGTCGTTATGGGTTTCTAATGACGATAACAAAATTCCCATTAGAATTCAGGCAGATATCAGGGTTGGCTCCATAAAAGCAGATTTGGATGGTTATAATGGACTTAAGCATCAATTTAAAATTATAATGGATTAA
- a CDS encoding tryptophan 2,3-dioxygenase family protein has product MDKEHIDSQISKLEEKYRDSGQDLSSYLDGLLYQRYLTYWDYINLDTLLSIQVPRTHFPDEEIFIMYHQITELYFKLILHEQKQLVDDKSQDLDFFIEKANRINSYYQVLISSFSVMIKGMQREQFMQYRMALLPASGFQSAQYRMIELYATSMENLVHYSEREDFSSNSTLEELYEHIYWKKGATDKVTGEKTLTLKQFEYRYTPRLIRIAKQVENSTIYDKYLQLPQEAKDNKTLVEALKALDMNANVNWPLMHMGSAYRYLTKDNAQIEATGGTNWKEYLPPSFQKVIFFPELYTKQELNNWGKQWVDHIFNPEKVKK; this is encoded by the coding sequence ATGGATAAAGAGCATATAGATTCCCAGATTTCCAAATTAGAAGAAAAATACAGGGACTCCGGGCAAGATCTTAGTTCTTATTTAGATGGCTTGCTTTACCAACGGTATCTTACGTATTGGGATTATATTAATTTGGATACCCTTCTAAGTATCCAAGTGCCTAGAACCCATTTTCCTGATGAGGAAATATTTATAATGTACCATCAGATTACCGAACTTTATTTTAAGCTCATTCTGCACGAACAAAAACAACTTGTTGACGATAAATCCCAGGATTTAGATTTCTTTATAGAAAAAGCCAATCGTATCAATAGCTATTATCAAGTCTTAATCTCTTCTTTTAGCGTAATGATCAAAGGAATGCAAAGGGAGCAGTTTATGCAATATAGAATGGCCTTGTTGCCGGCTAGCGGATTTCAATCTGCTCAGTATAGGATGATAGAGCTTTACGCTACCTCCATGGAGAATTTGGTCCATTATTCCGAACGTGAAGATTTCTCTTCAAATAGTACTCTTGAGGAGTTGTACGAACATATCTATTGGAAAAAGGGAGCCACAGATAAGGTGACCGGTGAAAAGACCCTGACCTTAAAACAGTTCGAGTACCGATATACTCCAAGATTGATCAGGATAGCGAAGCAAGTAGAAAATAGTACTATATATGATAAGTACCTACAGCTTCCGCAGGAAGCCAAGGATAATAAAACTTTGGTTGAAGCGTTAAAGGCATTGGATATGAACGCCAATGTAAATTGGCCTTTAATGCACATGGGATCGGCCTATCGCTATTTAACTAAGGATAATGCCCAAATTGAAGCTACCGGAGGAACCAATTGGAAGGAATATTTACCGCCAAGTTTCCAAAAGGTGATTTTTTTTCCAGAACTATATACCAAACAAGAGTTAAATAATTGGGGAAAACAATGGGTAGACCATATCTTTAACCCAGAAAAAGTAAAAAAATAG